In Proteiniborus ethanoligenes, one genomic interval encodes:
- a CDS encoding alpha/beta hydrolase, whose translation MLKSTETYIYKKTDDCSICLDYYSSNIRNSPLIIYIHGGALIFGSRKDIISEQIRLYNKAGYSVASIDYRLAPETKLKDIFEDIKDALSWAKEKGEKVLGIDPKRIAIVGHSAGAYLGLLLGTYEDKPNAIISFYGYGDILADWYGKPSQYYCNMPLVTKEEAYNVIGDKAATEGGRDRFLYYLYLRQKGIWTREVSGYHTLFQKENIMPFCPIHNVNSDFPPTLLIHGAKDTDVPYEESLKMAKRLEEHGVDTEFIKLEKEGHLFDNDMKNPTTLKVFEQVLDFLKKHL comes from the coding sequence ATGCTAAAATCTACAGAAACATATATTTACAAAAAAACTGATGATTGTTCTATTTGCTTAGATTATTATAGCTCCAATATTAGAAACTCACCTCTAATAATATACATTCACGGTGGAGCATTAATATTTGGCTCAAGAAAGGATATTATTTCTGAACAGATTAGATTATACAATAAGGCAGGATATTCGGTTGCTTCTATAGATTATAGATTGGCACCTGAAACAAAACTAAAAGATATATTTGAAGATATTAAAGATGCTTTAAGCTGGGCTAAGGAAAAAGGAGAAAAGGTTTTAGGGATAGACCCTAAAAGAATTGCAATAGTAGGACACTCTGCAGGTGCCTATCTTGGTTTGCTTTTGGGGACCTATGAGGACAAACCTAATGCAATAATATCCTTTTATGGATATGGAGATATACTTGCTGATTGGTATGGAAAGCCTAGTCAGTATTATTGCAATATGCCCTTAGTGACAAAGGAAGAAGCTTACAATGTTATTGGAGACAAAGCTGCAACAGAAGGAGGAAGAGATAGATTTTTATATTATCTATATTTAAGACAAAAAGGAATATGGACAAGGGAGGTAAGCGGATACCATACTCTGTTCCAGAAGGAAAATATAATGCCTTTTTGTCCAATACACAATGTAAATTCAGATTTCCCTCCTACACTCTTGATTCATGGAGCTAAAGATACAGACGTACCATATGAAGAGTCACTAAAAATGGCAAAAAGGCTCGAAGAGCATGGAGTAGATACGGAATTCATAAAGCTGGAGAAAGAAGGTCATTTATTCGATAATGACATGAAAAATCCAACAACCTTAAAAGTGTTTGAGCAAGTATTAGATTTTTTAAAAAAACATCTATGA